From a region of the Odontesthes bonariensis isolate fOdoBon6 chromosome 4, fOdoBon6.hap1, whole genome shotgun sequence genome:
- the LOC142378471 gene encoding ecto-ADP-ribosyltransferase 4: protein MFDRRKLLLAAILFIGVYSGVTVGNKLVDMASDVIDDLYDGCRNEAMEKFITSGLLKQELNSNDKFQKAWNKSTQCPSLIHGGDKDHTSALSVFHFGDVEFLKTVNNEVETMGANITTYEHDFHFKSLHFLLMDSMMLLKPEKCKTVYSFYDGNRKPKIGSTVRFPGFAKVYSSTEDLEDLDGQTLLNITSCFFINLGDHICKKGIGEILISPAEVFTVENISDRDKNGEHYTEVVLKHSALNSTHNCYMFPRIAAAVSTQALVPLLVALSFFSLTL from the exons ATGTTTGACCGAAGAAAGCTGCTTCTTGCTGCAATCCTTTTCATTGGTGTCTACAGCGGA GTGACTGTGGGGAATAAACTGGTGGACATGGCCTCAGATGTTATAGATGACCTATACGATGGATGTCGCAACGAAGCCATGGAGAAGTTCATCACCTCTGGCTTGTTGAAACAAGAGCTTAACAGCAATGACAAATTCCAGAAAGCATGGAACAAAAGTACCCAGTGTCCGTCGTTGATTCATGGAGGAGACAAAGATCACACCTCTGCGCTTTCTGTTTTTCACTTTGGGGATGTAGAGTTTCTAAAGACTGTGAACAATGAAGTGGAGACTATGGGGGCAAACATTACCACCTATGAGCATGACTTccatttcaaatctcttcaCTTCCTGCTCATGGATTCTATGATGCTGCTGAAGCCAGAGAAGTGCAAGACTGTGTATAGTTTCTATGATGGAAATCGAAAACCAAAAATCGGCTCAACAGTGAGATTTCCAGGTTTTGCCAAGGTCTATTCAAGCACCGAAGACTTGGAGGATTTGGATGGTCAAACTCTCTTAAATATTACCTCTTGCTTCTTTATCAACCTGGGGGACCACATTTGCAAGAAAGGCATTGGTGAAATACTCATATCTCCAGCCGAAGTTTTCACTGTGGAAAATATAAGCGACAGAGATAAGAATGGAGAACATTacactgaggttgttttaaagcATTCGGCTCTCAACAGCACACACAACTGTTACATGTTTCCACG GATCGCAGCTGCTGTCTCCACCCAGGCGCTCGTTCCCCTGCTTGTGgccttatcttttttttctttaactctttaa
- the LOC142378470 gene encoding neuromedin-K receptor-like, whose amino-acid sequence MASVRDGSNTSRILSNQFVQPAWRIALWSVAYITVLAVAVFGNLIVIWIILAHKRMRTVTNYFLLNLAFSDVSMAAFNTLINFIYAAHGEWYFGEVYCKFHNFFPVAAVFSSIYSMTAIAIDRYMAIIHPLKPRLSAKATLGVIFCIWSLAVVLAFPLCYFSTTRKLPGRTFCYVAWPRIASDPFMYHIIVIVLVYMLPLVVMGITYTIVGVSLWGSEIPGDSSDKYHGQLRAKRKVVKMMIIVVVTFALCWLPYHVYFIVTGLNKHLSKWKYIQQVYLSVMWLAMSSTMYNPIIYCCLNGRFRAGFKQVFRWCPFVHMSSYDELELQNARLRPCHQSSMCTLSRVETSILSKNKSVCSGGNRSKAKSEQNNIES is encoded by the exons ATGGCCTCTGTACGGGATGGATCCAACACAAGCAGAATTCTGTCCAACCAGTTCGTGCAGCCGGCGTGGCGCATCGCGCTCTGGTCGGTGGCTTATATCACGGTGCTGGCGGTGGCAGTTTTTGGGAACTTGATCGTGATTTGGATTATTCTTGCGCACAAACGGATGAGAACTGTCACCAACTATTTCCTGCTGAACCTGGCTTTCTCCGACGTTTCGATGGCTGCGTTTAACACCCTCATCAACTTCATTTACGCGGCTCACGGAGAGTGGTACTTTGGAGAGGTCTACTGCAAGTTTCACAACTTCTTCCCGGTCGCCGCAGTGTTTTCAAGTATCTACTCTATGACCGCGATAGCCATAGACAG ATATATGGCGATCATCCACCCTCTGAAGCCTCGTCTGTCAGCCAAAGCCACTCTGGGAGTCATCTTTTGCATCTGGAGCCTTGCAGTGGTTCTGGCCTTCCCTCTTTGCTACTTCTCCACCACGCGAAAATTACCAGGCAGGACCTTTTGTTATGTTGCCTGGCCCCGCATAGCCAGTGACCCCTTCAT GTATCATATCATAGTTATCGTCCTGGTCTATATGCTGCCTTTAGTGGTGATGGGCATCACTTACACCATTGTGGGGGTGTCGCTGTGGGGAAGTGAGATCCCCGGAGACTCATCTGATAAATATCATGGACAGCTCCGAGCTAAAAGGAAG GTGGTGAAGATGATGATCATTGTGGTGGTGACCTTTGCCCTCTGCTGGCTGCCGTACCATGTCTACTTCATTGTGACGGGTCTCAACAAGCATTTGAGCAAGTGGAAGTACATCCAGCAGGTTTACCTGTCAGTGATGTGGCTGGCAATGAGCTCCACCATGTACAATCCCATCATCTACTGCTGCCTCAATGGCAG GTTCCGGGCTGGTTTCAAGCAGGTTTTCCGCTGGTGTCCTTTCGTCCACATGTCGAGCTACGACGAGCTGGAGCTTCAGAACGCAAGACTTCGACCGTGTCACCAGAGCAGCATGTGCACCCTCTCCAGGGTCGAAACCAGCATCCTAAGCAAAAATAAAAGTGTTTGTTCTGGTGGAAACCGGTCGAAAGCAAAATCTGAGCAGAACAATATAGAGAGTTAG